A part of Caldicellulosiruptor owensensis OL genomic DNA contains:
- a CDS encoding polyribonucleotide nucleotidyltransferase — translation MESKIYKMELAGRELSFEIGKYALLANGAVLARYGDTAVLVTACASEKPREGINFFPLTVDYEERLYSVGKIPGGFIKREGKPSEKAILSARLIDRPIRPLFPKDFYHDVSVIATVLSVDPDNPPDVLAMLGSSVALSISDIPFEGPTGSVLVGYVDGRIVINPTAKEREVSKLHLVVSGTKDRVMMIEAGAKEVPEDIMIEAIMTAQEEIKKIVEFIEGIVKEVGKPKMEYQKRIVPEEIKQKVREIAYDKVYQYVQIPDKIERDKKLDELKEEVFKAFEGETEETLLLVDDALYNLEKEIVRKMIAEEGKRPDGRKFDEIRPLYAEVGILPRTHGSALFKRGYTQVLTVATLGTKGEMQFLDGLEEEEAKRYMHHYNFPPFSTGESKPIRGPGRREIGHGALAERALEPVIPSEDEFPYTIRLVSEVLTSNGSTSQASVCGSTLALMDAGVPIKAPVAGISIGLITKEDGSFILLTDIQGIEDFFGDMDFKVAGTREGITAIQLDIKIHGLTREIIEKALYQAKEARLKILDFMQTIIDKPRSELSPYAPKIFKTTVDPEKIRDIIGPGGKMINKIIAETNVKIDIEPDGRIFVAAPDDISGNRAISMIEGIGREIEVGQFFLGKVTRTASYGAFVEIYPGKEGLVHISQLDEKRLKSVDEVVKVGDLVLVKVIGIDKLGRLSLSRKEALNVTYSRKAK, via the coding sequence TTGGAGAGTAAAATTTACAAAATGGAACTTGCGGGAAGAGAGCTCAGCTTTGAGATTGGGAAATATGCTCTTTTGGCAAACGGGGCTGTGCTTGCAAGATATGGTGATACAGCTGTGCTTGTCACTGCATGTGCTTCTGAAAAGCCCAGAGAAGGTATAAACTTTTTCCCGCTTACAGTTGACTATGAGGAGAGGTTGTACTCGGTTGGGAAAATTCCGGGCGGATTTATAAAGAGAGAAGGCAAACCGTCAGAAAAGGCAATTCTTTCTGCAAGGCTGATAGACAGACCTATAAGACCGCTTTTCCCAAAGGATTTTTATCATGATGTCTCTGTTATAGCCACAGTACTGTCAGTTGACCCTGACAATCCACCGGATGTTCTCGCAATGCTTGGTTCATCTGTTGCATTGTCAATCTCCGATATACCATTTGAAGGGCCGACTGGTTCTGTGCTTGTTGGGTATGTGGATGGAAGGATTGTCATAAACCCTACGGCTAAAGAAAGGGAAGTGAGCAAGCTTCATCTTGTTGTGTCGGGGACAAAAGACAGAGTGATGATGATAGAAGCTGGTGCGAAAGAAGTTCCTGAGGACATTATGATTGAGGCTATCATGACAGCACAAGAAGAGATCAAAAAGATTGTTGAGTTCATTGAAGGAATAGTAAAAGAAGTTGGCAAACCAAAAATGGAGTATCAAAAGAGAATTGTGCCAGAGGAGATAAAACAAAAGGTACGTGAGATTGCATATGACAAGGTTTATCAGTATGTGCAGATACCCGACAAGATTGAGAGGGATAAGAAGCTTGATGAGCTCAAAGAAGAAGTGTTCAAAGCTTTCGAAGGTGAGACAGAAGAAACTCTTTTACTTGTGGATGATGCGCTTTATAACCTTGAAAAAGAGATTGTCAGAAAAATGATTGCAGAGGAAGGAAAACGCCCTGATGGCAGAAAGTTTGACGAAATAAGACCTCTTTATGCTGAGGTTGGTATTTTGCCAAGAACTCATGGTTCTGCTCTCTTCAAAAGAGGTTACACTCAAGTTTTGACAGTTGCTACTCTTGGGACGAAAGGTGAGATGCAATTTTTAGACGGCCTTGAAGAAGAAGAGGCAAAAAGGTATATGCATCATTATAATTTCCCACCATTCTCTACAGGTGAATCAAAACCTATAAGAGGTCCAGGAAGAAGAGAGATTGGACACGGTGCATTGGCTGAAAGGGCACTTGAACCTGTTATTCCTTCAGAGGATGAATTTCCTTATACAATTCGACTTGTATCTGAGGTTTTGACATCTAACGGTTCAACATCACAGGCAAGTGTATGTGGTAGCACCCTTGCGCTGATGGATGCTGGTGTGCCAATTAAAGCGCCTGTTGCAGGAATTTCTATTGGTCTTATTACAAAAGAGGACGGGAGTTTTATTTTACTTACTGACATTCAAGGTATAGAAGACTTCTTTGGAGATATGGACTTTAAGGTAGCAGGGACCAGAGAAGGTATTACTGCTATTCAGCTTGACATAAAAATCCATGGACTTACAAGAGAAATTATCGAAAAGGCACTCTATCAGGCAAAAGAAGCAAGACTGAAGATTTTAGATTTTATGCAAACTATAATTGACAAGCCAAGAAGCGAGCTTTCACCTTATGCTCCAAAGATATTCAAAACTACAGTTGATCCTGAAAAGATTCGAGACATAATTGGACCAGGTGGAAAGATGATAAATAAAATCATCGCAGAGACAAACGTAAAAATTGATATAGAACCTGATGGGAGAATATTTGTTGCGGCACCTGATGACATATCAGGTAACAGAGCAATAAGCATGATTGAGGGAATTGGTCGTGAGATTGAGGTTGGGCAGTTTTTCCTTGGAAAAGTTACAAGAACTGCATCTTATGGAGCATTTGTTGAAATATATCCTGGCAAAGAAGGACTTGTCCATATATCTCAGTTAGATGAAAAAAGATTAAAGTCTGTAGACGAGGTTGTAAAAGTTGGAGATTTGGTGCTTGTAAAGGTAATAGGGATTGACAAACTTGGCAGACTTTCACTTTCACGAAAAGAAGCACTGAATGTCACATACTCAAGAAAAGCAAAATAA
- a CDS encoding threonine/serine exporter family protein — protein sequence MLERSLVFQLISAFIVSFSFAILTNSPSKSLLYCGINGMCGWFVNILLLRFGFTQILSVFFAALAINVLSEIFARFLKNPVPIFLIPGLIPLVPGAGMYYTMTSLLKSQFDLAIKTGMQTLLIAGSIAVAIMLVTSFNWVFSALNKKVELK from the coding sequence GTGTTGGAAAGAAGTTTGGTGTTTCAGCTAATTTCAGCGTTCATTGTAAGTTTTTCTTTTGCCATCCTTACAAATTCTCCAAGTAAAAGTTTGTTATATTGTGGAATAAATGGAATGTGCGGCTGGTTTGTCAATATATTATTGTTACGATTTGGATTTACACAAATTTTATCAGTTTTCTTTGCAGCACTTGCTATAAATGTACTGTCAGAAATATTTGCAAGATTTCTCAAAAATCCTGTACCTATTTTTCTTATCCCTGGACTGATACCGCTTGTGCCAGGAGCTGGCATGTATTATACAATGACATCACTTCTCAAAAGCCAGTTTGACCTTGCTATCAAAACAGGTATGCAAACCCTGCTGATTGCAGGTTCAATTGCAGTGGCAATAATGCTTGTAACATCATTTAATTGGGTATTTTCAGCCCTTAACAAAAAAGTGGAGTTAAAATAA